In Cystobacter fuscus DSM 2262, one DNA window encodes the following:
- a CDS encoding type II toxin-antitoxin system PemK/MazF family toxin, protein MSTPEPKRGEIWWVNFDPSAGAEIQKTRPALVVSADGLGKLPLRIVVPITDWKPNHANSHWFVEIQPNPSNGLSKASGADAFQVKSVSLRRFRDKVGVVTAAQLEDVAAAIAICVGAP, encoded by the coding sequence ATGTCGACTCCTGAGCCCAAGCGCGGCGAGATCTGGTGGGTAAATTTCGATCCATCAGCGGGCGCAGAGATACAAAAGACGCGGCCCGCCCTGGTTGTCAGTGCCGATGGACTTGGCAAGTTGCCCCTCCGCATTGTTGTTCCCATCACGGATTGGAAGCCCAACCATGCCAACTCTCATTGGTTCGTGGAAATTCAGCCCAATCCGTCCAATGGCCTGTCCAAGGCATCTGGTGCTGATGCATTTCAAGTGAAGTCCGTCTCATTGAGGCGATTTCGAGATAAGGTCGGCGTAGTTACCGCCGCTCAACTCGAAGATGTCGCAGCCGCCATCGCCATTTGTGTCGGGGCCCCTTGA
- a CDS encoding helix-turn-helix domain-containing protein: protein MSTSGTANIAMRLRQARTIADLTLDEVSARLTANGHPLTKAALSKYETGKSTPRQSTLLALARILGVRSDFFVRGPTVQIEWRAFRKHASLSKHLQEQIQASIAQIVEGHVWLEESIQPGQKPRFPRPYRADTIDDAEAAAESVRKHWKLNETPIESMTQMIEDHGGVAVCSMDAPPNFDGLSGWANGSFPVLVSSARPSIDRRRYNFAHELGHLAMNCTGLSEKEEERLAHRFAAAFLVPASVAKRELGATRQNISMEELMLLKKKYGLSMQAWAHRARDLGIIGDAAYKRLWEQFDANGWREQEPVAFIGSEEPVRLKLLTLRALAEGVITPIRAEELCSGCTGDTARVDSTIPRLSVRELRKQPPEMREEALRQSVVAVEADYRNDADLTAFEAFGEHDFHVDS, encoded by the coding sequence GTGTCAACTTCTGGAACGGCGAACATCGCCATGCGGCTCCGTCAGGCGCGCACCATCGCGGACCTGACTCTCGACGAGGTGTCTGCGCGTCTAACTGCGAATGGTCACCCACTCACCAAGGCGGCGCTCTCGAAGTACGAGACGGGCAAGAGCACTCCGAGGCAGAGCACCCTGCTGGCGCTTGCCAGGATACTAGGCGTCCGCAGTGACTTCTTTGTGCGTGGACCCACTGTACAGATCGAGTGGCGAGCCTTTCGCAAGCACGCGAGCCTCTCCAAGCATCTTCAGGAGCAGATCCAGGCGTCAATCGCACAGATCGTCGAAGGCCATGTCTGGCTTGAAGAGTCGATTCAGCCTGGACAAAAGCCTCGTTTCCCCCGCCCGTACCGTGCGGACACTATTGACGATGCGGAAGCCGCAGCCGAATCGGTGCGCAAGCACTGGAAGTTGAATGAAACGCCCATCGAGTCGATGACTCAAATGATCGAAGATCATGGAGGCGTTGCGGTCTGTTCCATGGATGCTCCGCCGAATTTCGATGGGCTGTCGGGTTGGGCGAATGGGTCGTTCCCAGTGCTAGTGAGCAGTGCACGTCCGTCCATTGATCGGCGACGCTATAATTTCGCGCATGAGCTTGGCCATCTTGCGATGAACTGCACTGGATTGTCGGAAAAAGAAGAAGAACGGCTTGCGCACCGGTTCGCCGCCGCATTCCTCGTGCCTGCCTCAGTTGCTAAACGCGAGCTTGGGGCAACTCGTCAGAACATCAGCATGGAAGAACTCATGCTTCTGAAGAAGAAATATGGGTTGAGCATGCAAGCATGGGCGCATCGCGCGCGCGATCTTGGCATCATTGGCGATGCGGCCTACAAGCGGCTTTGGGAACAGTTCGACGCCAATGGATGGCGCGAGCAGGAGCCCGTTGCCTTCATTGGCAGCGAGGAGCCTGTTCGGCTGAAGCTCTTGACGCTGCGTGCTCTGGCTGAAGGTGTCATTACGCCCATCCGTGCGGAAGAGCTATGCTCGGGCTGCACAGGCGATACGGCCCGAGTCGACAGTACGATTCCCCGGCTCTCGGTAAGAGAGTTGCGGAAACAACCACCGGAGATGCGGGAGGAAGCCCTTCGCCAGAGCGTCGTTGCAGTGGAGGCTGACTATAGGAACGACGCGGACCTCACGGCGTTCGAGGCATTTGGAGAACACGATTTCCATGTCGACTCCTGA